One Coffea eugenioides isolate CCC68of chromosome 2, Ceug_1.0, whole genome shotgun sequence genomic window, ttacaactttcatgaagacaagtcaacccagttcatagttgatccaggtcgaatttgcagattacagaaccagaatttcattgtTAGTCTGGTTGTCAGAACTGGATttaaatggcaataactcaaactacaaaattccgattgaggcattttcagatgcgttggaaagttGAAACATAGGGATAgaatttttatgttttggccaaaggctgatttgatacggatcaaaatgaaaaatgaagccaaaaatgtgaaatctcaaaactgtctGCGAAATAGGGCACTTGGCAGTCAAGGTAGTTTTGTCATTTCATAggctacagtgctccgattgagctgaaattttgcaggaagctagttaacaccatttcctacgaattttatgttttgacctaagcctgattcggcctctaacatgaacAAATTAAACAGGTCAGAAGCAGGGTAGCTTCATCACTAACACAAGATTACATATAAGTTCATcaaccaaaaccctaatccaaacgctTCATGCTGGCCGAATGTTATATGCTACAAAACTAACAAGGTTTAACCATGAATTTACTTCCATAAACTAAGCATAAGCATTACTACACATGAACACCAAAACAACCATCCATTCCACAACCAAAGCTGAAGCTTACACCATAAAGCTGGAATTTACTATAACCActactaaaatcatgaaatctacctAAACAAGCCATAACTTTTACTTGTAAACCAATAAGTAGCACAACCGTGAACTAATACCAACCTTACCTAGAATTGGAGAAGCACAACAACCCCCaggaagcttgaaccaccaaaactctccactccaagatagcaatccaccttcctaagcaacttctatggattatttggtgaatctattggttagtttgcaagattgagcaaaAATCAAGAACCCAAAGTTGAAgcttttctcttgctctctccaTGAAGCTCACGgcctccctctctctttttcctatcaatttggctttgtttgttttcctttcatttactaATAACTTCGATATTTAAACTAAAGTCAAAGATACTTTTTCTCCACCAATCAAAATTGAGCTTAGGAAAATCCTAGAAGCTCTAAGGTTCTTAGTATCTTACTTTGCTAATCCTCACACTATGGCCCCAATAACTTTTAATCTttgcaattaactccatagtTCACCAACTAGTTGTCAAAAATTATCACACGtactgcactagcgggtcccacgtccaatatacactactaatgtcacatgaactaacttatagcGGAAAAATGTCTTCAAacttaattcccttataaaatagttagaaaattaatataatagaggaaagtatagaaaatgtatgCACGGAATGAAAATAAgggctagaaaaaaaaaagtcaggttctcaccgtttttccttaacccGCACGTActaggggttttcacttataattcactaatttatCATTATTACTTTTAATCACACacctttttcttatctaaaactcattcttaaccaccaaattttgtacacactctgtaccgaataatcacactaccaaaaaacataaaaactgtagtttaccttaacgatgaaagtaaagggaaaacccttggttctatgattaattgtaactattgaggaagtgaatgagtagtaaagctattgtaaaataataaattccaaattaaagggaagttttaagaaaatatgaccgaattttccagtcgtcaTATTCTCTCCAATTTTGGTCCCCAATTTATAGTGTATGCTCAGAATTAGTCCCCAATctattttgaaaatcaatttTAGTCCccaatctagtcaattttgcatgaaaagtggataattgatggaatttttttcaatttcaactGGAATCAAGTCACGTGAGATCACGTGCCGGCACCTAAAAcccctttttcaatttttttaatttctgaaacacgttttttaatattttcagctTTCTCTTGCCTTTTGTCTAATTAAACAAAGACATAAAAGgctaaaattaattaattaagtagtTAGTAATCATTTGTAGAAATAAATCATAGAATAAAGAGGGATGGCAACATCCTCTACatctttcttttcttatcttctttcttccaactCAAGAACAAACCCTAGGAGCCTCAATCCCATTCTAATCAGCCAAGAAAAATTCCTCGTTCTGGCAAAAAGTTGCAAGATCTGGGCCAAAACTTTGTATTGAGTTTCTTCTATTCTCAAATTGGCTCCTAATGGAACCAATGAAAAATTGCAACTGCAAGCAGTGAGCAATAATGGTTACTTCTTGGACAGACAACAATCCTAAGGGAAGATATTTTACTTGTGCAATCAAGAAGGTATGGTTGTCTTTGTTTctaatttcatttttctatCTCTGTTTCTAAGTTTTGTACTAAAGCTTTATGATGTTGGCTGTGAAGAATGACAAAGGAAAAGGATGCAATTTTGAATGGTATGATTCGATAATGTGTAGAAGGTCAACAGCTCCGATTCTTGGACTGCTACGAAGCATGAACTCTAAAAATGCTACAATTGAGAGGCTAAgagcaagggaaagaaaattaTTGTTGGCAATTTTCTTGTTGGTACTTCTGTTGTTTATTGTGTTACTGGTGTAAAGGGCAGAAGGTTGGACAGTCTTGGTATCAATTGGTGAAAGGaaaatgtgttaagtgtttggCTAATTTGTTGTGGTCTAAACTTAGAGATGAAAGACATTCATCCAGATTCTTTGGTCTTTTTTGTTGTAATGGCTGAATGTGTAAGTTTTAATCTACTATCAGGCTAGTACATGctgtttattttgaatgaatgaataTATTGGATGTTCCAATCCGCCATCGCTTAGTTGTGATTTTATAGTTAATTTACAAGTTATCTGGATGTTGAGTTATCCCAGAAAATGAATTCAATTTGAGAGGTTGAATGAAAGAATCATTTGATAGCTAAATCATGAATCCTAACTTGGAATACCACATACGTAATGCTAGAtagcaaaacaaaacaaatggtaacatacaaaagataaaagtagAATTCATTGCTAACTTGGATCCAATGTACAAAagatacattcaaaattcattACAACCATCAAATAGGCAATGTTTAGTCATTTGCCATAAATGATTACAAGCTTCAAAATGTCATGTTCACGCTAGCTTGTTCTCAAGATACATGAGTTCCAAAATACCAATGTACAAAAGCTACTAATCTGACAATAACATATTTCAAATTCAGCAACACAATCATCCAAAAGGTGCTGATTGGCAACATTAAGTTAGGTACAAGATCATCAGTTAGTTGATGTTGGCTTTCCCTTTGTCATTGCAAGGTGGATTTGAACATCTTTGATCCGAAAAGGTAAGATCCTTCTTGGCCAACTAGTTGACTATTATGTACCACAAAATTTTCTGGGATCCCAAAAACTTCATGTAGGTTTGGTTCAACAGTAGGGGCAGAAGATATTATGTTGTCATCACCAATTGCTGGGTTGTTCTGTGATGAATCTATTTGCTTTGCACTTCGTTTGGTGCCATTTCCCTACAATACATCAGCATTTAACCACTAAATACATTAGCATTAAGTATTTAAACACTAAATACACCAACATTAAATACTTCAGCATTTCCCTACAATACATCAGCATTTAACCACTAAATATTAAACTCACAAGAAACAATAAACTAAATGTACATTAAGTAATAAAATTACAATAGATTTTCTTGATGTTCTTGTTCTTGTCTTCTTTGCATGTGAAGTGTTGCCCTTAACCTGCAACAAAGCATAAAATGCATTAGCTGCTACAATGTTACAATCATTACTATATCTGTTTATACAAATTAGGAATTATTACTTACAGAGTTATCTACCATCATGTCATCTAGTTGTGAGAGACTCATATCCTGATTTGCTTGTGTTTCCTGCCCCTGTTCAATCATTTGACTGGCTGAAACACTTGCTTCTTGTCTAAACTTACATGTCCATGTGTTATGGCCTTGCTCACCATAGAATGAGCATTTATAGATTTGACCAAATCTCCTCACCTTCTTGCTTTGCTCCTTTGTTTGCTATATCTCATTAGCAGATTTTCTCCTCTGTTTCTTTGGTCTTCATGGTGCTTTTCCATATGTTGGTGGGAGGGGTGCCTGAATATCTACATCTTCCCGCTCATTCTTTCCACTCACAGGTAAAATGCAAGAATCATAACATTTAAGATACATTTTAATAGTGTAGCAGCCATTAATGTACTGCATAGGGTCCTTCATAGCAATCCACAAAGCTAAATTTGCATGAGAGCATGGTATCCCTATCAAATCCCATTTCCTGCATGAGCAAGTCCAATCCTCAATATTGACCGTCCACTTTTCACCATAAGGACAAGCAATTTCAAAACTCACATCATTTGATTTGTAAGGCACATAGTAAGTTGCCTTGTCAATATTGACCGTCAtcctttttctgatttttggaTAGAAATCAAATTTACTCCACTTTTCACTAGCTCTATCTCTATTTTCCTGCATTCTTTGCATGACAAAATGCCTTAATGCCTCCATCATGACAACAATGGACCCCTCCCTGGCATCTAATATTTTACTGTTAAATGATTTACATATGTTATTCAACAAAATAGCACATTTAGAGAATGTTCTGAAGTGTGATTTACTCCACTCTGCTGAATTCTTGTCCTCTAACCACTTAATTGCATCAACATCTAATTTTCCTATGGCTTCCATTCTTGTTATGAATTGTGCATGAGTAGTTGCCTTAGCTGCTTTCCATAGAGCTCGCCTCATGGCTGTCCTTTTGAATCCAGCAGTTGCCATATTGCTATGCATATGCTTCATACAAAATCTATGATCAGCCCCTAGAAAAACTATTTCACATGTCTGAATTTTGCCCTTCTGCTTGTCACTCATTATGATCCATTCATggtctttttcaatttttagatCCTCCTTAACTAAAGCAAGAAACCAAATCCAAGAATGCTTAGTTTCTCCCTCAGTTGCTGCATAAGCAATTAGGTACAAACCATTATTTGGATTAACTCCAGCTGCTGTCAGCAATACTCCACTAGCTGCACCTTTGAGAAAAGTCCCATCTAAACCAAACACAAGCCTACAAGCATCCAAAAATCCTTTTTTCACCCCAGTAAAGCACATGTACAATCTTTGAAATTTTCCTTGTTTGGTGACTAAATCACAGTAGTCTTCTGCTACCTTTATTACTACAGTACTACCTGAATTACTTCTCAAGATTTCATTGATATATTTGTGCAACTTATTGTACTAGTCCACATCACTATCTTGGCCAACTTCCTGCCAATTTTTTTAGCTCTATAGCTTTAATGTCTACTCAAATAGCACTTGCTCTCTTTCATTACCAGATTTTTGAAGCTAGCATAATCCAGCTTGGGATTCTCCCTAAATCTGTTAACATATTTTCTGCCAACCCACCCAGATTTGACACTCTTGTTATGATATGAAAATTGCTTCTGCTGGAATGTTCTAACTTCCAATCTTCCATCACCTTTCCTCTTCCTAGCATATATGCACCAGTCACATCCTTTTTTAGGACAAATTGCCCTCACTTGAATGGTGTCACTCTTGATAAATTTAAATGGTCTACCCCGCTTGATATTCCAGGTTCTAACCACCTCTTTAAACTCTTTGAATGTGGTAAATACCTATCTAAGTTCAAGTTTGGGGTTATCTGTGTCCTTGCGATCATACATAGGGGGTCTTGAATGACCCTCTTTATCTGAACCTTGGAGACTATCAATATCTGAACCTGAATTTGGTGCAACATCTATGTTGGAGTCGTCATTATCAGTATCAGAATTATTCGCCATTTGTCCCCTAGTTTCCTCTAcatattccttttttttttcattcctctTAAGTTTGCTCTTTCTTGTAATTTTCTACCCCTAACAATTCTAAATTATGATCAACATTTTTTTCATAGTTATTGTCATCAGAATTTTGCTCATAATCTGAATCTTTTCCTAAGAATTCTCCAGAATCAGAACCCCCTGTATATTCACTATCAGATTCATCCTCTTCATCTTCTAATACAAAGTCTTCTAATCAATGTCAAACCCCCATTGTGATGCTAATAACTCACTAAAAGAAACCTCTATGTACAAATCAACTACCCTCCTATAGTCAAATTGATCAACACAATAGGCATGCAGTTCTCTATCGTGTTTTAACAAATGGAAGCCATATTCCTCTATCAAAATGTGGTACTTTTTGTCACCTATAGCCTCAACCTGACTTTCCAACATTTTATCAATTTCAAAAAGGCTTATACCTATGACCTTTACAtgatcaaacacctttaattcaCCTCCCTCATAATGAAAATCAGGTTCAATTTCACATTTCCCCGATAAGTGACACTTCATAGTCACTTCCGTGCTATCACTGtctatatttaaaaaaaaagaaacaaacaaacaaCATAGGCAACAATTTAGATGACAGAAATAGTAAAACTAGCAAACCGACAATAAAAAAATGCATACTTTTGCAAAGATTCAGAGGCAAGGACCATCAATTGTAGTAAAACAAGTCCCACTACACTAAACATGGACCAGCATGATAACCGACAATAGAGACACACACAGGATCACATCATAAATGACAAATTTTTGTAGGGTTTTTTTCAAGATTAGTCATTAATAAAACCTTAATCATAATTTTTTGTCCCCCCCAAGTACAAAAAACAGCTTTTCCACTATATTCACAATATAATAGGCGATTGCGCTTATATATCACAAAAAAAGGCAAAATCACATACTATAATTAGGTGCTGCTAGCCTGTTCATTTCCTTAGACCTCACTGCCATTTCTACTTTGTAAAACCACCAGGAGCTTCAGATTGACTGAATTCTacaagatttttccttatttttttacattttgatTCTTGATTTTGGCTCTTAGGGTTCATTGTTCTTTTTGCTAAAGAGACCAGGGTTGAGAAGTGTGAGAGcaaatgttttctttttttattttcaaccTTTTTAGTGGGCTCCACTGCTTGATTAGTGAATTTTAGCCTTTTATGTCTTTGTTTAATAAGACAAAAGGCAAGAGAAAGgtgaaaatatttaaaaagtgTTTCACAAATTAAAAACTTGAAAAAGGGGTTTTAGGTGCCGACAATTGTCCACTTTTCACGCAGTGATCTCACGTGACTTGGTTCCAGttgaaattgaagaaattcCTTCAATTGTCGCCAaaattgattttcaaaatagACTGGGGACTAATTCCACGCATATACTAtagattggggaccaaaattaCAATTCTCCCACTCAAAAAACTGGTCTACTTGACTGTAGGTTTTCCTTTAGTCATGCCATTTTGTCATTAGTGATGATTGCTTCTTCTAAACCTTAGCTCACTGCACACGCCATGCGTATGAAAGCCAAACTTAAATTGAACTCGTCAAgttgcaaaataagaaaatttgggTTACGTTTGGTATGAGTGGTAAGGGAAAATTTAATTCCTTATCAATTTAATTCCTATATTTATGATTCTTGACTAATGTGATTGCTCATCTATCACCACATATCAATTTAATTCCTTATCTTCATTTAAATGTGACGATTGTATAATTGTTGGCtgaaaatgaaaggaaactGACAAAGAAATGTCATGTGAGTGCATGTGCATGGTTAAAAGAATACAAATTATAACCAATTTGATCCCTTGTTTTTAAGGTTTTGATTCCTTAGTATCATGACAAGCCAATTTTGCCtcttaaatttaaaaatatggTTAAGGAGATCCTTTTGATAGAAATTTGAGTTGCTAATGCCTTTCACGTCGCATCCGTCTCAACAATATATTAAAGTTTCATAACATCTCAAATAAGTCATAAAACTCATAAAACTAACCCCAAAACTCTTTATCgtgaagaaaataaatttttgtaactttaaaaaaaatcaaacacaaaactTTAAACATAATTATGGAATTTGTGCCATTTCCGAGTTGAAATATTATGAAAAAGAGTAccaaaaggtgaaagaaaaatGCATAAATTTATGTTTGACATAGTATACAACgcttcttttttcattatattgAAGAGTTTTGGGTGAGTTTAGAGTTTTGGgattttatttgaatgtttGGTGTTTTCTGCAAAATGGCACGAAATATCTCTAAGGTCTCTTAACTCCATTAACAACTCTAAATTTGTGATGAGCGcagggtatatatatatatatcaattaactcatccaaaatcaaattttacatttataacatCCTAAATACCTCACATGtgatttttcgcaagtatacgagtcaagagcgagtatagggtattaagggtcgaacccacatggaagattttcaattatcggtgattttcaaactcctttattatttagactatgaAAAGTGCAAGAAATTAACTCTACTCTATGAACATGAAGATAatactagaaagctcctagatatatggaattccttattactcttgcaagtgaAGTTACtagttaagtgaatgctattatcttggttagttatAGCGTAATTTCCTCAAATATATGAAACCTACTcttgtagtgaatcaactatatgtgtaattaagccatacctactttcgtgattatgaaattaattacaagttcatttcttctatgaaatcacatgaaacaagtcattaaAGCCACAAAGGTACACCTTTACTCTCTTGAGTgaactccctaggtttatcacttccttgaacaaGTGTTAAACTCCAATTCttattgcaaacttaacacctttagataatcacaactaatggccggttaatcatgattagaaaagcaaaagttataaataacttgttcaaaataatatcatcaaataaccaagtaaacatcactaacaagatatagagagttcatccataactctaggcgtaaactttaactaaacatgaaaagCAAGATCCAAacttttattatagttaaacatgaacttaaatacaaaagagaaagtgataggagagaagtcacccttgtcacatgagtttcaaactctccatctttacTTTTCAAATCTTTGttcaaatctaactacaaatacaaggaaaaactacactaactagtctatactaccctaactaatgaactaaggaaattctagtgaagactacatttttggtgagtttctctagccttccaaagttttTCAAATGTTTCCcaaaggctgctatttatagaagattcaagagtcaaatgagttgtttttagttggtatttttgactcttgaaactTCCATGAGTTGTTTCTCCAACTTTCCACGCTTTTCTTGGTCAGATACAGCCGAATTCTGAGTTGTAGATGAGTTGGAAAGGTTGTGTGAATAAAGAACAAGTTACAGAGCAAGTTGCAGCAGAAAATGAGCAAAATGTGATTTGAAAACGTGACCTTAGGTCGCTTATTCCTTACCCACGTATTGCTTTTGCAGGTTTGCACTTTCTAGGCAGAAGTCATTCTTACTCCGTTTTTGGTCcaatttcaactgatattttcttgatgttagaggctgaacgaGCTCTTGTTAAAATACAAAAGCTGTAACCCTTTgaattagctttccaatgcatcaaaaatcatccaatttggagctctttAGACtaagaaatgaccaaaataccctcgatTGGTCAGAACTCTATTTCAGCTTTCAATAATAGAgttgcacttctgtatttcaactttttgacTATGAAGACAACTgaactggatttcgatgtcttcataccaaatgtagatctatctcttagtttcaaaatggtataagaagCACCTCAATCTAATGCATATAGCTCAATATATAGCCAAAATATCATGATGTGTCAAAGCTGTGAAAACTTGCTTTCTTTTATTCTTGCTTGCATTTCATCTTggcacttcatgtcttctttaaactaattcaaatcatcaataatcatctaattatcttctcaattcactctaattgatgattgaatcattaaacctacaaaaacatgaaattttcaccataaaaattcatataaatgtaatttttatactttaaaccacaaaatacATATTTTCACTATAAACCTAGTTcattagctataaaactaaataaaacacaccaaaattaactaataaaacacattttaaatacgtaaaatatacacttatcaaattcccccacacttgaaccattgcttgtcctcaagcaattaagAATTTCAATCTCACTATGATCCAAcattttgaaatgaaacataTGTGCActattcaacttcatttccttgaAACAAGATAAATAACAACTATACAATTACTCAACTAagctcaagtactcataatatcaaacAAAGGAGAGTCAATTACACCGCAATTATAACTAGTTCAATTCAATTCCTCATCCTTACCCAATTTTACAAGCAAATaagtcatatggtcaataaaatgcTTCATAAATCtttgatcatcttcttattcatatttaaagagggatttattcatatatatatattagtcaAGTTGTGAAAGTGCATTTTTAtgcgaaaatcgacatttttagatgaagattgccggttactcaacacttcacattctCAAATTAcgttatatattcttaattcaagtaccattttacgcgaaaatcaacATTTGTAGATAaaaactcccggttactaagcacaagaatcattggagtagaacaacttttattctctcttttttttttcttttttttcttgacaggtgtcgagcttgggcaataataataatgttaatTCTAGTTGCCAACAAGAGCAGTTCCGAGTCAATtctagtactggagcagggactctggatgtgcaatgggttactaaaTTCACCCTGGTTCCGAAGAGTTTGCTAGATtcgatataccagaatttatTCACGAGA contains:
- the LOC113759556 gene encoding uncharacterized protein LOC113759556, which gives rise to MANNSDTDNDDSNIDVAPNSGSDIDSLQGSDKEGHSRPPMKRKGDGRLEVRTFQQKQFSYHNKSVKSGWVGRKYVNRFRENPKLDYASFKNLVAEDYCDLVTKQGKFQRLYMCFTGVKKGFLDACRLVFGLDGTFLKGAASGVLLTAAGVNPNNGLYLIAYAATEGETKHSWIWFLALVKEDLKIEKDHEWIIMSDKQKGKIQTCEIVFLGADHRFCMKHMHSNMATAGFKRTAMRRALWKAAKATTHAQFITRMEAIGKLDVDAIKWLEDKNSAEWSKSHFRTFSKCAILLNNICKSFNSKILDAREGSIVVMMEALRHFVMQRMQENRDRASEKWSKFDFYPKIRKRMTVNIDKATYYVPYKSNDVSFEIACPYGEKWTVNIEDWTCSCRKWDLIGIPCSHANLALWIAMKDPMQYINGCYTIKMYLKCYDSCILPVSGKNEREDVDIQAPLPPTYGKAP